The Methylomicrobium agile genome has a segment encoding these proteins:
- a CDS encoding LTA synthase family protein: MPYKYLAPLFSTALLYLVFYLISTFKFDVQIKAVAIPYDFFLQLVVAYMLFAWSRRIWIFLVLQTLLAGVLYIGNAVKISFFGGPIMPDDVHALRSLLLILDGWRFFAAAVPLAAIASLFLFNFTMRHWSAYLASMMAILLGMTIVYQPDMIVGPLDKHFGNSVWDQRSNYLWHGATMYSLQEGSRYFLLADVAPDVNEAQEAAYNLLPAQPPEDRSVKPFTPRNVHLVLLESFWDPNGLKKAHYKQNPLASEFRKLWKGANYAHAMAPVFGGYTANSEFEVLCGFPVVKDNVKFERQLLNHVPCLPRVLADKGYKTTASHPNVPVFWNRVNAYERMGFQTYWSLDDFVQDDMNREFLSDVSLYRQVLDKIKPALEAKQPIFDYIVTYFGHWNYPLSESRPPKISSPSPVEEVTTYANTVYYKSRELMGFIAEMQKRDPDGIIILFGDHLPFLGENFAGYVDSGVLASSRSEFTPEMFKFYVSTPMLVLNGRQGPVKVGSLPLYQVPALVLKLLNYDEPSIMDYTHPVQGMRIRPLPGLHFDLLDDGRIEVCKEPPYNEVCQKSAEWLRNVNTVSNDLFIGRQETRPQYSSPLLVQDVDFVGPPEKP; this comes from the coding sequence ATGCCTTATAAATATCTCGCGCCGCTTTTTTCGACCGCTTTGCTCTACCTGGTGTTTTACCTGATCAGTACGTTCAAGTTCGATGTGCAGATCAAGGCGGTGGCGATTCCTTACGACTTTTTTTTACAGCTGGTTGTGGCTTACATGCTGTTCGCCTGGTCGCGGCGGATTTGGATATTTTTAGTGCTGCAGACTTTGCTGGCGGGTGTCTTGTATATCGGCAATGCGGTCAAGATTTCGTTTTTCGGCGGCCCGATCATGCCGGACGACGTCCATGCGCTGCGTTCGCTGCTGTTGATCCTGGACGGCTGGCGTTTTTTCGCGGCGGCGGTCCCGCTGGCGGCGATCGCCAGTCTGTTCCTGTTCAATTTCACGATGCGGCACTGGAGCGCTTATCTGGCCAGCATGATGGCGATTCTGCTCGGGATGACGATCGTTTATCAGCCGGATATGATCGTCGGTCCGCTTGACAAACATTTCGGCAATTCGGTCTGGGATCAGCGTTCGAATTATCTTTGGCACGGGGCGACGATGTACAGCCTGCAGGAAGGTTCGCGCTATTTCCTTTTGGCCGACGTGGCGCCCGATGTCAACGAGGCGCAGGAGGCGGCCTATAATCTGCTGCCCGCTCAGCCGCCGGAGGACCGGTCCGTGAAACCGTTCACGCCGCGAAATGTGCATCTGGTGCTGCTCGAATCGTTTTGGGATCCGAATGGGCTGAAAAAAGCGCATTACAAGCAGAATCCTTTGGCGTCCGAGTTTCGAAAGCTCTGGAAAGGCGCCAATTATGCGCATGCGATGGCGCCGGTGTTTGGCGGCTACACCGCCAATTCGGAGTTTGAAGTGCTGTGCGGTTTTCCGGTGGTGAAGGACAATGTCAAATTCGAACGCCAGTTGTTAAATCATGTTCCGTGCCTGCCGCGTGTTCTGGCCGACAAAGGTTACAAGACCACCGCTTCGCACCCAAACGTGCCGGTGTTCTGGAACCGGGTTAACGCTTATGAAAGGATGGGCTTTCAGACTTATTGGTCGCTCGACGATTTCGTGCAGGACGATATGAACCGGGAGTTTTTGTCCGACGTTTCGCTCTACCGGCAGGTGTTGGACAAGATCAAGCCCGCTCTCGAAGCCAAACAGCCGATCTTCGATTATATCGTGACTTATTTCGGCCATTGGAATTATCCGCTCAGCGAAAGCCGGCCGCCCAAGATCTCGTCGCCGTCTCCGGTCGAGGAAGTCACCACCTATGCGAACACCGTGTATTACAAATCGCGGGAATTGATGGGCTTCATCGCCGAAATGCAGAAACGCGACCCGGACGGCATCATCATCCTGTTCGGCGATCATTTGCCGTTTCTGGGCGAAAATTTCGCGGGCTACGTCGATTCGGGCGTGCTGGCGTCGAGCCGCAGCGAATTTACGCCGGAGATGTTCAAGTTTTACGTCAGTACGCCGATGCTGGTCCTGAACGGCCGCCAGGGACCGGTCAAGGTCGGCAGCCTGCCGCTGTACCAGGTGCCGGCGCTGGTTCTAAAACTGTTGAATTACGATGAGCCATCCATCATGGATTATACGCACCCGGTTCAGGGCATGCGCATCCGGCCGTTGCCGGGTTTGCATTTCGATCTGCTCGACGACGGCAGGATCGAAGTCTGCAAGGAACCGCCTTATAACGAAGTCTGTCAAAAATCCGCAGAATGGCTGCGCAATGTGAATACCGTCAGCAATGATTTGTTCATCGGCCGGCAGGAGACGCGCCCTCAGTATTCGTCTCCTCTGCTTGTTCAGGATGTGGATTTCGTCGGTCCGCCCGAGAAACCCTAA
- the fae gene encoding formaldehyde-activating enzyme translates to MSDKIWFRTGEATVFSSEGQGTDAMPEILIGHVEGPAGHAFANLMGQTEGHTRMFAIRACNQQVRPATLMVPKVTIKSSAYVNLLGGPVQSAVADAVLDSVIDGVLPRDQVNDLCIIAMIWIAPECAANPDLDRKDLYRTNYEAMKLAISRAMSHSPTIDELIANRHKVFHEMYDPETGESQW, encoded by the coding sequence ATGTCAGATAAAATTTGGTTCAGAACCGGCGAAGCGACCGTTTTTTCCAGCGAAGGACAAGGCACCGACGCGATGCCCGAAATTCTGATCGGCCATGTAGAAGGGCCGGCCGGCCATGCGTTTGCGAATCTGATGGGACAGACCGAGGGCCATACCCGGATGTTCGCGATCCGTGCCTGCAATCAACAGGTACGCCCCGCTACCCTGATGGTGCCAAAAGTCACGATCAAGTCGTCCGCCTACGTGAACCTGCTCGGCGGCCCGGTGCAGTCGGCGGTGGCCGACGCGGTGCTGGACAGCGTGATCGACGGCGTGCTGCCGCGCGATCAGGTCAACGACCTGTGCATCATCGCGATGATCTGGATCGCGCCGGAATGCGCGGCCAATCCCGACCTGGACCGCAAAGACCTGTACCGGACCAATTACGAGGCGATGAAGCTGGCGATTTCGCGCGCGATGAGCCATTCGCCGACGATCGACGAATTGATCGCGAACCGCCACAAGGTTTTCCATGAAATGTACGACCCGGAAACCGGCGAATCGCAATGGTAA
- a CDS encoding paraquat-inducible protein A codes for MRARPERQLEACPECDALLRPAALVDGDKAHCPRCGFLLQRAQRNSIERSLALSVTGLLLFIPANCLPLLGIKVLGNAKDGILLSGVAALYEEGMWAVATLVFLSSILFPLANLLLSLAISAHLHLKRPNRFLTHWMRWLQHLDEWAMLEVYTLGIIVACVKLSSMADLRFGLGLFAFIGLLLVTVTLAATLDRALFWRRIGALGRKPA; via the coding sequence ATGCGCGCCCGGCCTGAACGGCAGCTGGAGGCCTGTCCCGAATGCGATGCGCTGCTGAGACCGGCAGCGCTCGTTGACGGCGACAAAGCGCACTGTCCGCGCTGCGGATTTCTGTTACAGCGCGCCCAAAGAAACAGCATCGAACGCAGCCTGGCCCTGTCGGTTACCGGCCTGCTGCTGTTCATTCCCGCCAATTGCCTGCCGTTGCTCGGCATCAAAGTTCTGGGCAATGCGAAGGACGGCATCCTGCTCTCCGGCGTCGCGGCGCTGTATGAGGAAGGCATGTGGGCCGTCGCGACGCTGGTCTTTTTGTCCAGCATCCTGTTTCCGCTCGCCAATCTCCTGCTGAGCCTCGCCATCAGCGCGCATCTTCACCTGAAGCGGCCCAACCGTTTCCTGACGCACTGGATGCGTTGGCTGCAGCATCTGGACGAATGGGCCATGCTGGAAGTTTATACGCTCGGCATCATCGTCGCCTGCGTCAAGCTGTCGTCGATGGCCGACTTGCGCTTCGGCCTGGGGCTATTTGCATTCATCGGCCTGCTGCTGGTCACGGTGACCCTGGCCGCCACCCTCGACCGGGCGCTGTTCTGGCGGCGCATCGGCGCCCTCGGCCGGAAGCCGGCATGA
- a CDS encoding paraquat-inducible protein A produces the protein MNALPGALRQGLIRCGDCGALANRAAAIRPCPVCGNPLHARIPNSLRRTMAFLLCGYALYVPANLFPIMTVTQFGVGEPHTILGGILALIDSGMLPIAALVFIASILVPLLKLFGLTLLWLCVFYRWQVNARRWTLMYRIIAFVGRWSMLDIFMISILISLVDLGGVARVLAGPAATAFAAVVVITLFAAKNFDPRLIWDNQKAR, from the coding sequence ATGAACGCCCTGCCCGGCGCGCTTCGGCAAGGCCTGATCCGCTGCGGCGATTGCGGCGCGCTCGCGAACCGCGCGGCGGCGATACGGCCCTGCCCGGTCTGCGGCAACCCGCTGCATGCCCGCATTCCGAACAGCCTGCGGCGGACGATGGCGTTTCTGCTCTGCGGCTATGCCCTCTACGTGCCGGCGAACCTGTTCCCGATCATGACCGTGACCCAATTCGGCGTCGGCGAACCGCACACGATCCTCGGCGGCATTCTGGCCCTGATCGACAGCGGCATGCTGCCGATCGCGGCCCTGGTATTCATCGCCAGCATCCTGGTACCGCTGCTGAAACTGTTCGGTCTGACCCTGTTGTGGCTGTGCGTGTTTTACCGCTGGCAGGTCAACGCGCGCCGCTGGACGCTGATGTACCGGATCATCGCTTTTGTCGGCCGCTGGTCGATGCTGGATATTTTCATGATCTCGATTCTGATTTCGCTGGTCGATCTGGGCGGCGTCGCCCGCGTTCTGGCCGGTCCCGCCGCGACCGCGTTCGCCGCGGTCGTCGTGATTACGCTATTTGCCGCCAAAAATTTCGATCCCCGCCTGATCTGGGATAACCAAAAAGCTCGATGA